From a single Sporolituus thermophilus DSM 23256 genomic region:
- a CDS encoding extracellular solute-binding protein, with product MVFKKKVLALLALSILLAFAIAGCGSSETAKTEQAKPTQLVVYSGRNEKLIKPVIEQFEKETGIKVVLRAGGASELANAVMEEKNNPQADVFIANDAGTLEVLRSQGLFQPNNSDAVKKVPADLRADDGSWVGVSARSRVIMYNTKLVKESELPKSLFDLADPKWKGQVAMAISSNESVVGNVTVIRQVKGDKAAEDFLTALKANDVKVLKGHTEVRQAVGKGEFKLGWVNHYYYELEKAAGSPVAAIYPDQGPSDMGVAVNVAGVGIIKGAKNTEAAKKFIAFLLQPSIQKIFAEVNYEYPVIPGVPAKAEKSLNDFKRADVKLEVLGKELKNSMNLLEKVGMP from the coding sequence ATGGTATTTAAGAAAAAGGTTCTTGCGCTTTTGGCGTTATCTATCCTGCTTGCCTTCGCCATTGCCGGCTGCGGCTCGTCGGAAACGGCAAAAACCGAACAGGCCAAACCGACCCAGCTCGTGGTGTATTCCGGAAGGAACGAGAAGCTGATAAAACCGGTTATCGAGCAGTTCGAAAAAGAAACAGGCATCAAGGTAGTGCTTCGTGCCGGCGGGGCATCCGAGTTGGCTAACGCCGTTATGGAAGAAAAAAACAATCCCCAGGCTGACGTTTTTATCGCCAATGACGCCGGGACGCTAGAGGTCTTAAGGTCCCAGGGGCTGTTTCAGCCCAATAATTCGGACGCCGTAAAAAAAGTGCCCGCCGATTTACGGGCCGATGATGGCTCCTGGGTCGGCGTATCTGCTCGAAGCCGGGTAATTATGTACAACACCAAGCTGGTTAAGGAAAGCGAATTGCCCAAGTCGCTGTTTGATCTGGCCGACCCCAAATGGAAAGGCCAGGTAGCCATGGCCATAAGCTCAAATGAATCGGTTGTCGGCAATGTCACCGTAATCCGTCAGGTAAAAGGCGATAAAGCGGCTGAAGATTTCCTCACGGCGCTCAAGGCCAATGACGTCAAAGTTCTGAAAGGCCATACCGAAGTCCGTCAGGCTGTTGGCAAGGGCGAATTCAAGCTCGGTTGGGTAAACCATTACTACTATGAACTTGAAAAGGCGGCCGGTTCGCCGGTAGCCGCAATCTATCCTGATCAGGGCCCAAGCGACATGGGCGTAGCCGTTAATGTGGCCGGAGTTGGTATCATAAAAGGGGCAAAAAATACCGAAGCGGCGAAAAAGTTTATAGCGTTCCTGCTCCAGCCCTCAATCCAGAAGATTTTTGCCGAGGTTAACTACGAATACCCCGTTATTCCGGGCGTTCCGGCTAAAGCGGAAAAAAGTCTTAATGATTTCAAACGGGCTGATGTCAAGCTCGAAGTCTTGGGTAAAGAGCTGAAAAACAGCATGAACCTGCTGGAAAAAGTAGGCATGCCCTAA
- a CDS encoding DUF2325 domain-containing protein, with amino-acid sequence MSVIVVGGDHLGSIEKKLYELGAKELIHVSGRKKLDRKKLPISQRTSFVLVLTDYVNHDIAARVKERAKTLHVPLIFAKRSWSSVEQKIKAGGFVKAELC; translated from the coding sequence ATGTCGGTTATCGTCGTCGGTGGAGATCACTTGGGCTCAATTGAAAAGAAACTGTATGAATTAGGCGCCAAAGAACTCATTCATGTTTCAGGGCGAAAGAAGTTAGACCGGAAAAAACTGCCCATAAGCCAGCGAACGTCTTTTGTCCTAGTTTTGACGGATTACGTCAACCATGACATTGCCGCCAGGGTAAAAGAAAGGGCTAAAACTTTACACGTGCCTTTAATCTTCGCAAAAAGGTCCTGGAGTTCAGTAGAACAGAAAATTAAGGCGGGTGGATTTGTTAAAGCCGAGCTATGTTAA